In the Synechococcus sp. MU1643 genome, AGCTCCCTCAACGATGACTGGTACGAATACAGATCACGCCAGAATCGCTTGGTCGGGCGCAAGAACCGTCAGACCTATCAACTCGGCGACGCCGTTCAGGTGCGCGTGATCAATGTGGATGTTCTGCGAAACCAGATCGACCTCGAGGTCATCAGTCAGGGTTCCAACGCCTCCAGCGAGCCTGAATCCTCGGAGCCGTTGCCCGTTGCCCTCAGCGAGCGCTGAGTGATGCATCCCTACGTTCTGGCGGTCACCGGTGCATCTGCCCAACCCCTGGCCGAGCGCGCCCTACAGCTTCTGTTGCAACGCGGTCGCGCGGTGCATCTGGTGCTCAGCCATGGTGCCCATGAGGTCTTCCGTGCGGAACAGGGCCTGTCCATCCCAGTGGATCCTCTGAAGCAACGCGAGTTCTGGAGAGACAGGCTTGCGGTGGAGAGCGGCGAACTCACCTGTCATCGCTGGAATGATCAAGCTGCCTGCATCGCGAGTGGGAGCTGCAGAACCAGGGCGATGGTCATCGTTCCCTGCAGCATGGGCACCGTCGGACGGATCCATGCCGGTATTGCGGCTGATCTGATTGAACGTTGTGCGGATGTGCACCTGAAGGAGCGCCGTCCTCTGGTGATTGCTCCCCGGGAGATGCCTTTCAACCTCATTCACCTCCGCAACCTCACCGGCCTTGCTGAGGCCGGAGCCACCATTGCCGCTCCCATTCCGGCCTGGTACACCCGTCCGGATTCGTTGCAGGAGATGGTGGACTTTTTGGTGGTGCGCTTGTTCGATGGTCTGGAGGAAGACCTCGCACCTCTGAACCGCTGGAACGGCCCCCTGGAATGAGCATGTTTCAGCGGCTTCTGCTGATTCCCTGCCTGGCGCCACTGCTGGCCTTGCTGGTTCTGTCGGCCACCAGTGCCGGAGACAAGACCCGAATCCGTCTGCTGGTGTGGACAACACCTCCACTCCCTTTGGGGGCTTGGACCGCAATGGCTGGCGTCGGTGGTGCGGCCGGAGCAGCTGTAGCAGCGTTTCTGGTGTCGCCACTGGAGCGTCCTCTGATTCGTCAAAGGCGTTCCCCCGTTCAACCGGAGTTGGATGAAAGGGACTATGCGGCTAATGCATCAACACCCAGATCGAGCGCAAACCACGGCCCCGAACGCGATGTGAGAGATCCGGCTCCAACGGTTTCTGTGGCTTACCGCGTGATTCAACGCCCTTCATCAGCCCCCCAGCCGCCAGAAGCTTCAGCCGTGGCCTCTCCCCTACAGGACTTCGGTGATTGGGGAGATGATCCTGAAGCGGACTGGTAAGCAACGCACCAAGCTGCTTACAGTTGCCCCAGCAATGCTTGATCGGTGAGCGAAACCCCAGTCGAGAAGCAGTCTTCAGGTCAAGACGCCCCCGTCAAAGCGGCGCCGAAAGCCAAGCCGCCCAAACCGGAAGACAAGCCCTTCCCTGAATTCATCGACACGCTGTTTCTGCCGGCCGTCGCCAAACAGCTGGCCGAACACGACATCAAAGCCGATCGGCTTGAGCGCGTGGATGGGCAGCGTCCCGTCGTCGGTGGTGAATGTCCGATGGTGGTTGGCGAGTTGCCTGGGGGACGCCGCTTCTGGGTCTGCTTCTCCAAAGCCGACATCAACAGCACCAAGGTGATTGCCCTTGCTGATGCCGGTAGTGAGCCAACGCTGCTGGAAAGCTTTCTGATCGATGAGAAGCGGATGTCATTGCCCCTTCTCGTCTCCCGCCTGTTGCAACGGCTTAACGGCCAAAAGTGGCTGGGAGGTAACTAACCGCCCGCTTTCGCCTCGGGGGTCGGGCTGACACGCCTACATTGGCAGGATCGTCAATCGCAACTGATGGTCCCTCCCACCGCCGTGGCCGAAGGCAGCGCTGTAGCAATCAAGAATCCTGTCAAGGACACAATCCTGACCCCTCGCTTCTACACCACCGATTTCGAGGCGATGGCGGCAATGGACCTTCAGCCTAATGAGGCTGAACTGGAAGCCATCTGTGAAGAGTTCAGGAAG is a window encoding:
- a CDS encoding DUF2996 domain-containing protein yields the protein MSETPVEKQSSGQDAPVKAAPKAKPPKPEDKPFPEFIDTLFLPAVAKQLAEHDIKADRLERVDGQRPVVGGECPMVVGELPGGRRFWVCFSKADINSTKVIALADAGSEPTLLESFLIDEKRMSLPLLVSRLLQRLNGQKWLGGN
- a CDS encoding flavin prenyltransferase UbiX — its product is MHPYVLAVTGASAQPLAERALQLLLQRGRAVHLVLSHGAHEVFRAEQGLSIPVDPLKQREFWRDRLAVESGELTCHRWNDQAACIASGSCRTRAMVIVPCSMGTVGRIHAGIAADLIERCADVHLKERRPLVIAPREMPFNLIHLRNLTGLAEAGATIAAPIPAWYTRPDSLQEMVDFLVVRLFDGLEEDLAPLNRWNGPLE